The sequence below is a genomic window from Bacillus sp. S3.
AACTCTCCGCTTAATTGTCTCTTCTTAATTCCTGCGATTGCCACTTCAGGGTCATCGTAAGAAGTTTTTAAATAGTTCTCCACAAATGGGGATAAAATTGTGCCCGGCAGCAGGGCATTAACCCGAATGTTATATGGAGCATAATCCACTTGCATGGCTTTTGTTAAAGCAAGTACTGCCCCTTTCGTTGCAGAATAAGCAGCTCGTTTTGCCAGCCCCATTTCCGCCGCGCATGATGACATATTAATAACGACTCCAGACTTTTGCTCCATCATATAAGGAAGTGTATATTTAGAAGGCAAATAAACGCCCTTTACGTTCACACTCATGATTCGATCCCAAACATCTGGCTCTACTTCATCCACTCTTCCCACATTGCTGATCCCTGCATTGTTAAATAAAATATCTATTCTTTTGTATGTTTCGATAATTTGCCCGATAGCAGATTCAACCGCTTCAGGGTTTGCTACATCGACTTCATAAAACGCTGCTTTTCCGCCTTGTTGTTCAATTTCAGATACAGTTCCTTGTCCATTTTCTTGATGAATATCTGTAATGATGACGAAAGCTCCCTCTTTTGCGAAAAGTTCAGCTGTTGCCTTGCCAATTCCGCTGCCCCCGCC
It includes:
- a CDS encoding SDR family NAD(P)-dependent oxidoreductase, coding for MRLLDKIAVITGGGSGIGKATAELFAKEGAFVIITDIHQENGQGTVSEIEQQGGKAAFYEVDVANPEAVESAIGQIIETYKRIDILFNNAGISNVGRVDEVEPDVWDRIMSVNVKGVYLPSKYTLPYMMEQKSGVVINMSSCAAEMGLAKRAAYSATKGAVLALTKAMQVDYAPYNIRVNALLPGTILSPFVENYLKTSYDDPEVAIAGIKKRQLSGELGRPEDVAKAALFLASDESSFMMGSPLYIDGGVVFGKNA